A single Nicotiana tabacum cultivar K326 chromosome 5, ASM71507v2, whole genome shotgun sequence DNA region contains:
- the LOC107810170 gene encoding scarecrow-like protein 9: MDPRFNSFPTSMNGFSLENQSLPISSNRWKNNEPRFEAIYQDQKLVNGPRFENNFVPNNVGGVQSVSNDPLPTSSNKALTSDIGAEDEYNEDFDFSDTVLSYINQMLMEEDMEDKTHMLQESLEFQAKEKSFYEALGKKYPPSPQQNLSITYQNDEIPDEYCSGSLYNFTSNSNDSSGYLIDPTVINISNDLDSSYVQGLSVCNGTYSSISSSSSLNNIVDGFLDSPVSPLHTPDIYNDSHPIWNFRKGVEEANKFLPTNIKLLDNVDINDLLPLEKRGESGYVAARVEKRYAGETSPTEPRGRKNPHRDDKDLLEEERSSKQAAVYTESTVRSDEFDIVLLHSLGNGKEALEAYRESLKNARMKTTVQNGKSKGYNGGKGRGKKYSSKKEVIDLRTLLINCAQAVAADDCRSAIELLKQIRLHSSPFGDGNQRLAHCFADGMEARLAGTGSQIYKALVNKKTSAADFLKAYHLYLASSPFRKLSGFASNKTIMTKAGNAARVHVIDFGILYGFQWPTLIQRISAREGGPPKLRITGIEFPQPGFRPAERIEETGRRLADYAQTFNVPFEYHAIAKKWETIRLEDLKLEKDEFLVVNCLYRFKNLPDETVLTDSSRTLVLDLIRKINPDIFIHGIVNGAYSAPFFVTRFREVLFHFSALFDMLEANVPRESPERMLIEREIFGREALNVIACEGWERVERPETYKQWQVRNLRARFTQIPFEREVMNRAIEKVTSSYHKDFVIDENNKWLLLGWKGRTIYALSCWKPI, encoded by the coding sequence ATGGATCCAAGGTTCAATAGTTTTCCAACTTCTATGAATGGATTCAGCCTGGAGaaccaatccttacccatttctTCGAATCGTTGGAAGAATAATGAGCCAAGATTTGAAGCTATTTATCAAGATCAGAAGCTAGTCAATGGTCCAAGATTTGAAAATAACTTTGTCCCAAACAATGTTGGTGGAGTTCAATCAGTTTCTAATGACCCTTTACCAACAAGCAGCAACAAAGCATTGACTTCTGATATTGGTGCTGAGGATGAATACAATGAAGACTTTGATTTCTCTGATACGGTTTTGAGCTATATAAATCAGATGCTTATGGAAGAAGATATGGAGGATAAGACACATATGCTTCAGGAGTCGTTGGAATTTCAAGCGAAAGAGAAGTCATTCTATGAGGCCCTCGGCAAGAAATATCCACCTTCACCTCAGCAAAACCTGTCGATTACTTACCAGAACGATGAGATACCAGATGAGTACTGCTCAGGAAGTCTGTATAATTTTACGAGTAATAGCAATGACAGTAGTGGTTACCTTATTGATCCAACAGTTATTAACATTTCCAATGATCTTGATTCCTCTTATGTACAAGGCCTTTCAGTTTGTAATGGTACTTACTCTTCGATTAGCTCATCGAGTAGCTTAAATAATATTGTAGATGGGTTCTTAGACTCTCCTGTAAGTCCTCTTCATACCCCTGATATATATAACGACAGCCACCCGATTTGGAACTTTAGGAAAGGAGTGGAAGAAGCAAACAAGTTCCTCCCAACTAATATTAAGTTGTTGGACAATGTGGATATTAATGACTTGTTGCCTCTGGAGAAAAGAGGGGAAAGTGGTTATGTGGCTGCTCGGGTAGAGAAAAGGTATGCGGGAGAGACTTCACCTACAGAGCCGAGAGGGAGGAAGAATCCTCATAGAGATGATAAGGATTTactagaagaagaaagaagtagcaAACAAGCTGCTGTTTATACAGAATCAACAGTTCGTTCAGACGAGTTTGATATTGTTTTGCTGCATAGCTTGGGTAATGGGAAGGAAGCGTTGGAAGCTTATCGCGAGAGCTTGAAGAATGCTAGAATGAAAACTACGGTGCAGAATGGGAAATCAAAAGGATATAATGGAGGGAAGGGCCGCGGCAAGAAATACAGTAGTAAAAAGGAAGTCATAGATTTAAGGACTCTTTTAATAAATTGTGCACAGGCTGTTGCTGCTGATGATTGCAGAAGCGCAATTGAACTGCTGAAACAGATCAGACTCCATTCATCTCCTTTCGGAGATGGCAACCAGAGATTGGCTCATTGCTTTGCGGATGGTATGGAGGCACGCTTGGCCGGCACTGGTAGCCAGATTTATAAGGCCCTTGTCAATAAAAAAACATCAGCAGCCGATTTTTTAAAGGCCTATCACTTGTATCTCGCGTCATCGCCATTCAGGAAGCTTTCGGGTTTTGCCTCAAACAAGACAATCATGACAAAAGCAGGGAATGCTGCAAGGGTCCATGTCATTGACTTTGGTATCCTCTATGGCTTTCAATGGCCTACGCTTATTCAACGTATCTCAGCTAGAGAAGGTGGGCCCCCAAAGCTTCGCATTACTGGTATAGAGTTTCCTCAACCTGGTTTCAGGCCTGCAGAAAGGATTGAGGAAACAGGACGCCGTTTGGCTGATTATGCTCAGACCTTTAATGTACCATTTGAATACCATGCAATTGCAAAGAAATGGGAAACTATCAGACTTGAGGATCTAAAGCTTGAAAAAGATGAATTTCTTGTCGTCAATTGTTTGTATAGATTTAAGAACTTGCCTGATGAGACCGTGTTAACTGACAGTTCGAGAACTCTTGTTCTCGATCTTATAAGGAAAATCAATCCAGACATTTTCATCCATGGGATTGTCAATGGGGCTTACAGTGCCCCATTTTTTGTCACGCGATTTCGTGAGGTCCTTTTTCACTTTTCTGCACTTTTCGATATGCTGGAAGCTAATGTACCACGTGAGTCTCCAGAACGAATGTTAATTGAGAGAGAGATCTTTGGGAGGGAAGCCCTGAATGTCATAGCTTGCGAGGGGTGGGAAAGAGTCGAAAGGCCAGAGACATATAAGCAATGGCAAGTTCGTAATCTAAGGGCAAGGTTTACACAGATACCTTTTGAACGGGAGGTCATGAATCGGGCAATAGAAAAGGTGACATCAAGCTATCACAAAGACTTTGTAATCGACGAAAATAACAAGTGGCTATTGCTAGGGTGGAAAGGGAGAACAATAtatgcattatcttgttggaaaCCTATTTAA
- the LOC107810172 gene encoding ATP-dependent zinc metalloprotease FTSH 8, mitochondrial, which produces MKKYQLILFLLFVGFALSSILLLIYLEPEEISFQEFKNKLLEPGLVDRIVVANKDVARVYVRSSSPGNNQTDDDTVQGPTSGTNGNRNISNHKYSFNIGSVESFEQKLKEAQEAWGIDSNNFVSVVYVNELDWFPELMKCGLTLLLLAILYYMDFGGARGILNIGKAHFTKMDKNAKNKVFFKDVAGCDEAKQEIMDFVHFLKNPKKYEELGAKIPKGALLVGPPGTGKTLLAKATAGEAGVPFLSISGSEFVQMFVGVGPARVRSLFREARRCAPSIIFIDEIDAVGGTRGKGRYSGGNDEREGTLNHLLVEMDGFATTSGVVVLAGTNRLDILDKALLRPGRFDRQITIDKPDIKGREQIFRIYLNKLKLDQEAAFYSQRFAALTPGFAGADIANVCNEAALFAARSESTTIKMHHFEAAIDRVIGGLEKKNKVISKLERRTIAYHESGHAVAGWFLEHAEPLLKVTIIPRGTAALGFAQYVPNENLLMTKEQLFDMTCMTLGGRAAEQVLIGKISTGAQDDLEKVTKMTYAQVAVYGFSDKVGLLSFPRRDDTFETSKPYSSKTAAIIDDEVREWVAKAYDRTLQLIEEHREHVAQIAELLLEKEVLHQEDLVQVLGERSFENSELTNYNRFKQGFEEENREIKDIPKDKTAQDNQSSSEGSEVVPISVVKGENARKGIEKDTRYIGALSVKRKCAFKGWVLVKKGAVKKKQL; this is translated from the exons atgaagaAATATCAACTTATACTCTTTTTGTTATTTGTTGGCTTTGCTTTGTCATCAATATTACTTCTGATTTATCTCGAACCGGAGGAG ATTAGCTTCCAAGAGTTTAAAAACAAGCTACTTGAACCTGGTCTTGTTGATCGAATTGTCGTTGCTAACAAAGATGTAGCCAGAGTTTATGTAAGGAGTTCTTCACCTGGTAATAATCAAACTGATGATGACACCGTTCAAGGTCCTACAAGTGGTACAAATGGTAATAGAAACATTAGCAACCACAAATACTCTTTTAACATTGGGAGTGTTGAGTCATTTGAGCAGAAGCTGAAGGAAGCACAAGAAGCCTGGGGAATAGACTCTAATAATTTTGTCTCTGTGGTATATGTTAATGAGTTGGATTGGTTCCCAGAACTGATGAAGTGTGGTTTAACCCTGTTGCTTCTAGCTATCCTTTATTATATGGATTTTGGAGGTGCTCGTGGAATACTTAATATTGGTAAAGCGCATTTCACAAAGATGGACAAAAATGCAAAGAATAAG GTCTTCTTCAAGGATGTGGCTGGATGTGACGAGGCTAAGCAAGAAATTATGGACTTCGTCCACTTCCTTAAGAATCCCAAAAAATACGAGGAGCTAGGAGCCAAAATTCCTAAGGGTGCTCTTCTAGTTGGTCCTCCTGGGACTGGAAAGACACTTTTAGCTAAAGCTACAGCTGGAGAAGCTGGCGTACCTTTTCTCTCGATTTCTGGGTCAGAATTTGTGCAGATGTTTGTTGGTGTTGGTCCAGCTAGAGTTAGGAGCTTATTTCGGGAGGCAAGACGTTGTGCACCTAGTATAATTTTCATCGACGAGATCGATGCAGTAGGTGGAACAAGAGGGAAGGGACGCTATTCTGGAGGAAACGATGAACGTGAGGGTACTTTAAACCACCTgcttgtagaaatggacggatTTGCAACCACATCTGGTGTAGTTGTACTCGCTGGCACAAATAGACTTGATATATTAGACAAAGCCTTGTTAAGGCCTGGTCGTTTTGATCGCCAGATTACCATTGACAAGCCAGACATAAAAGGTCGTGAACAGATTTTCAGAATCTATCTGAACAAGTTGAAACTTGACCAGGAGGCAGCGTTCTATTCACAGAGGTTTGCTGCTCTAACACCAGGATTTGCTGGAGCAGACATTGCGAATGTTTGTAATGAAGCTGCTTTGTTTGCTGCTAGGAGTGAGAGTACCACAATCAAAATGCATCATTTCGAGGCAGCAATAGACAGGGTGATTGGGGGTCTAGAGAAGAAGAACAAG GTCATAAGCAAACTGGAAAGGAGGACAATTGCGTATCATGAATCCGGCCATGCTGTTGCTGGTTGGTTCTTGGAACATGCAGAACCATTACTTAAAGTGACAATTATTCCTCGTGGAACAGCAGCATTAGGATTTGCTCAATATGTTCCCAATGAAAATCTTTTAATGACTAAGGAGCAGCTAtttgatatgacatgcatgactCTTGGTGGCCGAGCTGCTGAGCAG GTTTTGATTGGAAAGATCTCAACTGGAGCTCAAGATGATTTGGAGAAAGTAACCAAGATGACATATGCTCAGGTAGCTGTCTATGGTTTCAGTGACAAGGTTGGTCTTCTTTCTTTTCCGCGAAGAGATGATACATTTGAGACATCAAAGCCCTACAGTAGCAAGACTGCAGCAATTATTGACGATGAAGTTAGAGAATGGGTCGCCAAGGCATATGATCGTACCCTACAGCTTATAGAGGAACACAGAGAACATGTAGCTCAGATTGCAGAATTGCTACTTGAAAAGGAGGTCCTTCATCAAGAAGATCTGGTCCAGGTATTGGGTGAACGCTCATTTGAGAATAGTGAGCTTACAAACTATAACAGGTTCAAGCAAGGATTCGAAGAAGAGAACAGAGAAATTAAAGATATCCCTAAGGACAAGACAGCACAAGATAATCAATCCTCTTCTGAGGGATCAGAGGTTGTCCCAATCAGTGTTGTCAAAGGTGAAAACGCGCGAAAAGGCATTGAAAAAGACACAAGGTACATCGGGGCTTTAAGTGTAAAGCGCAAATGTGCATTTAAAGGATGGGTTCTAGTAAAGAAAGGTGCAGTGAAGAAAAAACaattatag